The Shewanella japonica genome has a window encoding:
- a CDS encoding UDP-glucose--hexose-1-phosphate uridylyltransferase encodes MTFDPTEHPHRRFNPLINEWILVSPHRAKRPWQGQVESIDNDVKPSYDESCFLCSGNTRINGEVNPEYQDTFVFQNDFAALKPDTPKHSENDPLFKIESEQGESRVICFSPDHSKSLPQLSVAAITKVVACWQEQTRELSEQYQWVQVFENKGAVMGCSNPHPHGQVWAQNHLPTLVQKKQLALSSYYEAHQSSLLNDYVGRELDNAERIVVANEDWVVVVPYWAAWPFETLVLPRFSVTRMTELSCAQQSTLADIIKKITIKYDNLFNCSFPYSMGWHGAPFDGETHPEWTLHASFLPPLLRSASVRKFMVGYEMMAESQRDLTPEQAATMLRQQSDVHYKSE; translated from the coding sequence ATGACGTTTGATCCTACTGAGCATCCTCATCGCCGATTTAATCCATTGATAAATGAGTGGATACTTGTTTCGCCACATCGAGCAAAGCGGCCTTGGCAAGGCCAAGTTGAAAGCATTGATAATGACGTTAAGCCTAGTTATGACGAGTCATGCTTTTTGTGCTCAGGTAATACGCGAATTAATGGAGAAGTGAACCCTGAGTATCAAGATACTTTTGTATTTCAAAATGATTTTGCTGCATTAAAACCAGACACCCCTAAACACAGTGAAAACGATCCTTTATTTAAAATAGAATCAGAGCAAGGTGAAAGTCGTGTCATTTGTTTTTCGCCTGATCACAGTAAAAGCTTGCCGCAGCTATCTGTTGCTGCCATCACAAAAGTCGTGGCCTGTTGGCAAGAGCAAACTCGAGAATTAAGCGAGCAGTATCAGTGGGTACAAGTATTTGAGAATAAAGGGGCGGTTATGGGCTGCTCAAACCCTCATCCACATGGCCAAGTTTGGGCGCAAAATCATTTACCAACGTTAGTGCAAAAAAAACAACTGGCATTGTCTTCGTATTATGAGGCCCATCAATCAAGCCTTTTAAATGACTACGTTGGCAGAGAACTGGACAATGCAGAACGCATTGTAGTGGCTAATGAAGATTGGGTCGTTGTGGTGCCTTATTGGGCGGCTTGGCCATTTGAAACATTAGTCTTACCGCGTTTTAGTGTAACTCGCATGACAGAACTCAGCTGTGCACAACAGTCGACACTCGCCGATATTATTAAAAAAATTACCATTAAATACGACAACCTTTTTAATTGTTCTTTCCCGTATTCAATGGGGTGGCATGGTGCTCCATTTGATGGCGAAACCCACCCTGAATGGACATTACATGCCAGCTTTTTACCTCCACTTTTACGTTCTGCCAGTGTACGAAAGTTTATGGTGGGATATGAAATGATGGCCGAATCTCAACGGGATCTCACCCCAGAACAAGCAGCCACAATGCTTCGTCAGCAAAGTGATGTGCATTATAAATCAGAATAA
- a CDS encoding LacI family DNA-binding transcriptional regulator: protein MSKATIKDIARAANVSVATVSRVVNNGPKVGAKTRERIQHLISTMGYQPNINARSLVMKKAATIGVVIPDVADPFFAALANGIDQIARENKVQLLISTGQVSAESEMKAITSLMQQRCESIVIHSKKIPDETLIALFNDNPKFVLIDRYIEAISHRCIWLDNHIGGQKAADYFSELNHSNIACVNSNLDIDDPKERLAGFQRGLASHGLTLNDKLITYASPSLQGGEQAAQDLLKQNTPFSAIFVYNDAMAIGVISTLEDKGLSVPNDVSVIGFDDVLLSRYSRPKLTTLRYPIDSMAKNAALLALSANINPTAQSSSYSPELVIRESTQAL from the coding sequence GTGTCAAAAGCAACCATTAAAGATATCGCCAGAGCCGCCAATGTATCTGTGGCTACTGTATCGCGTGTCGTTAATAATGGACCCAAAGTGGGCGCTAAAACCCGAGAACGTATTCAACACCTAATTAGCACTATGGGGTATCAGCCCAATATTAATGCCCGTTCATTGGTCATGAAAAAAGCAGCTACCATTGGTGTGGTTATTCCTGATGTTGCTGACCCATTTTTTGCAGCACTCGCCAATGGAATCGACCAAATTGCGCGAGAAAATAAAGTGCAGCTACTTATCAGTACAGGCCAAGTGAGTGCTGAATCAGAAATGAAAGCGATAACGTCTTTGATGCAACAGCGCTGTGAATCAATCGTGATTCATAGCAAAAAAATACCAGATGAAACATTAATCGCTTTGTTTAACGATAACCCAAAGTTTGTATTAATTGATCGCTATATTGAAGCAATCAGTCACCGCTGTATTTGGCTTGATAACCACATTGGTGGTCAAAAAGCGGCTGACTATTTCTCCGAGTTAAATCATAGCAATATTGCGTGTGTGAACAGTAATCTGGATATTGATGATCCAAAAGAACGTTTGGCAGGATTTCAACGTGGTTTAGCAAGTCATGGCTTAACACTCAATGATAAATTAATCACCTATGCATCACCTAGCCTGCAAGGTGGAGAACAAGCGGCTCAAGATTTACTTAAACAAAATACTCCCTTCAGTGCCATATTTGTATATAACGACGCTATGGCAATTGGCGTTATTTCTACCCTTGAAGATAAAGGCTTGTCAGTACCTAATGATGTTTCCGTCATCGGCTTTGATGACGTGTTATTATCACGTTATTCAAGACCTAAGCTAACAACCTTACGTTACCCTATTGATTCTATGGCTAAAAATGCGGCCTTATTAGCCCTGTCAGCTAATATTAATCCAACAGCACAATCATCATCTTATTCACCAGAGTTAGTGATAAGAGAGTCTACTCAAGCCTTATAA
- a CDS encoding tRNA (adenine(22)-N(1))-methyltransferase, producing the protein MKLSKRLLQICHMVEPGFDHIWDCCCDHGYLGAALLKQQSAKVHFVDIVPELMSNLSHKLNHFFADTNTWQTHCIDVSLLPLTQYQGHHLVIIAGIGGDLMSDLVTNILHAHPDQVIDILLCPVHHQFELRQNLSNLHLSLKAEVLIEENGRYYEVIHVTNNADKMKPISLTGELFWQTDCEEQKLINQQYLHKTLAHYQRIQKGQPLLVKNVINAYEQLL; encoded by the coding sequence ATGAAACTCAGTAAACGCTTATTACAAATATGTCATATGGTAGAACCAGGGTTTGATCATATTTGGGATTGTTGCTGCGATCATGGTTACCTCGGCGCTGCACTATTAAAACAACAATCTGCTAAGGTCCATTTTGTTGATATTGTGCCAGAATTGATGTCAAATTTAAGCCACAAATTGAACCATTTCTTTGCTGATACCAACACTTGGCAAACCCACTGTATCGATGTTTCCTTATTACCGTTAACTCAATACCAAGGCCATCACTTGGTAATCATTGCAGGCATTGGCGGCGACTTAATGAGTGATTTAGTCACTAACATACTTCATGCTCATCCTGATCAAGTAATAGATATACTCCTGTGTCCAGTTCATCACCAATTTGAACTGCGCCAAAATCTTTCAAATCTACATTTATCGTTAAAAGCGGAAGTATTGATTGAAGAAAATGGCCGCTACTATGAAGTCATTCATGTCACCAATAACGCTGACAAGATGAAACCAATTAGTTTAACTGGTGAGCTTTTTTGGCAAACAGATTGCGAAGAGCAAAAATTGATAAATCAGCAATACCTGCATAAAACGTTAGCGCATTATCAGCGAATTCAAAAAGGACAACCCTTGCTGGTCAAAAACGTCATTAACGCTTATGAACAGTTACTATAA
- a CDS encoding GNAT family N-acetyltransferase, whose protein sequence is MKIAQYQASQAETVIELFANVFSDSEGADEGQVIARLVDDLITTTDSKDLIGFVATENEFVIGCIFFSRLVTANNANAFILSPVAINTENQGQGIGQKLILEGLSYLKATGVERVFSYGDPNYYNKVGFKQINDSIITAPFTLTYPEGWIAQTLNELEISKQDSVISCVDALNKQKYW, encoded by the coding sequence ATGAAAATCGCACAGTACCAAGCAAGTCAAGCAGAAACCGTTATAGAGCTTTTTGCTAATGTATTTTCCGACTCAGAGGGAGCTGATGAAGGGCAAGTTATTGCAAGGCTTGTCGATGATTTAATCACAACAACTGACTCAAAGGATCTTATTGGTTTTGTTGCCACTGAAAACGAGTTTGTTATTGGTTGCATCTTCTTCAGTCGACTTGTTACTGCGAATAACGCAAACGCATTTATCTTGTCTCCTGTTGCGATTAATACCGAGAACCAAGGTCAGGGAATCGGGCAGAAACTGATTCTTGAAGGTTTGTCTTATCTTAAAGCAACTGGTGTTGAACGTGTGTTTAGTTATGGCGACCCTAACTACTACAATAAGGTTGGCTTTAAGCAGATTAACGATTCCATTATTACTGCCCCCTTCACATTAACGTATCCAGAAGGCTGGATTGCACAAACGCTTAATGAGTTAGAGATTAGCAAACAAGACAGCGTTATAAGCTGTGTTGATGCACTGAACAAACAAAAATATTGGTAA